Part of the Candidatus Chlorohelix allophototropha genome, TCCACATTCATATTCAAACATAACTCATATATAGTTATGTCAACTAATACGTCATCTGCTATTGCTGTCATTACTCAAGAGTATTAGAATTAATCTGGAAAATCTAATACCGGAGGTTAAATAGAGCAATGAAATCCACCGAATCAAAGGATTATTATAAAATTCTGGGTGTAGAAAAAAAGGCGAGCGAAGCGGAAATCAAAAAGGCTTTCCGAAAGTTGGCACGCCAGTATCACCCGGATTTAAATAAAAATAACCCACAATCCACTGAAAAATTCAAAGAGCTTAACGAAGCTTACGAGGTTCTCAGTGATGCTGAAAAACGTCGCAAATACGACGATTATGGTATGCATTTCCGGGATTATGAGAAAGTAGGCGGGGTTAATAACGGAATGCCCTTTGAATCTTTCTTCCGGCAGAACGGCATGAATGGAAATAATTATGAGGCGCGGAATATTAACATGGATGATTTAGGCAACATGTTTGGAGCAAATAGCCCATTTGGCGATTTATTCAATTCGATTAGGTCTAAAGGCGGCGGTAATCGTGGAGTTAGAGATTCTGTAGCTGAGAGAGATCAGTCTGAATATGATATAGAGATTAGCCTCGTAGAAGCCTATAATGGAACTAAACGCACCATTGAATTGCTAGACCCTTCTGGAAAAGCGCGCCGTGTCGAAGTAGCAATTCCACTAGGGGTCGATAACGGTTCAAAAATACGCTTGGCAGGTCTAGGCAACGGTGGTCAGGATATCTATCTCAAAATTAAAGTACAAACCCAAGCTGATTTTGAACGCAAAGGGATAGATTTATACACCAGCGCCGAAGTACCTTTGAGTACCATGATATTGGGCGGGGAAGTGCAAGTAAATTTGTTAAGTGGCAAGCGCATCGCAGTAAGGGTAAAGCCACATTCTCAGAACGGCAGCCAAATTCGGTTGGCTAATCTCGGTATGCCTGTAAAAACCGGAAATTCAAACGAACATGGTTCACTTTATGTCAAGTTAATTGCTGATTTACCCGCTGACCTTTCCGGTGAAGAAAAAGAGGCATTGGAGCATTTCGCTCAATTGCTGAAGCGCAAGTCACTATGATAGAAGATTATTTGTTGATCATTTCGCGCTCACGCCGACGTTGGGCAGCGTATTTAACGGTGTAAGAATTATTCCCGCCAATCAAGAAGAATATTACGCCCACAGCCTGGAATAGATGGAAAATCACAATATTATTAATCGTGGCTAAGCCGAGATTAATTTTAAAATCGAAGCTATTGAAAAAAGCGCCAATTACGTTCAAGGCTAAGCCCACTAAGATAGGCAACGCATCGGTAGCAAGGTCACGATCTTTCACATAAAGCGGAAAATAAACCAGAGCAATAATTACTGCGCAAATAATTTCGTAAGCTATAAGCGAAAAGAAAGAAGCAGAAAGTAACTGTGCGGCTACAAAAAGGGCAAAGGCAACCCATACAAATGGGGCAATAACCCTAGCGACTACATCACCCTGCCAGCGATAGAAAGAATTAAGAATAATCCAGTGGAGGGTTAAACCGAGAAAAAGGACTGTAATTTGCCCCAACAACTCGCTGCGATTATAACCTTTCATTGCAACAATCGAGTCACAGATGCTGGCAGCGCTCATTGAGAGAAATACCAAGGGCCAAACCCATGCGCGCCAACCGGGCTTTATACGATTTGCAGCAGCTGAGGCTGCCGGTATTACTACCAATAACGCCAGTATAGCGCAACCTGCTACCAAAAAGCTTGTTAAATAAGTCGAAGTTCTTTCGCTCATATTATCCTAGCGAGTTCCCAAAACTGGAGGTTTAGACCTGATTTCAAACTCGTGCTTGCTATAGCTCATATCTTTAGCAATTCGCCCCGGTAACCCGGTGAGACGAACCGGACCGGAAAGGGTTACAGCCTCATGCCTTCCAAGCGATATTGAAATACCAAGACTTATTAGTTTATAAGGTTCAAATGATACTTCATCCATTTCAGCTTTGAAGCATTCCGCCAAATAATGACCTTGCCGTTCAGCAAATTGACCGAGTTGTGGTATGGGCTTGCCAGTAGAGGGATTTTTAATAAAAGCCAAATCACCGATAGCATATATATAAGGAAATTGTTCTGTACATAAATAAGGGTTGGTAGGTATTCTCAAATCTTTAGTGGTGTCAAAGCCGCTTTCTTTTAATAGGGCGGGACCCTCGACACCACCCGACCAGCAAATTACAGCCCCTCTTACATTCTTCCCATTTTGAAGGATCACCTTTCCCGGCTCAACTTTAGTAACAGGAGAGTTGGTAAGAATTGCTACACCTTTCTGGCGTAATTCTTTTTTGGCATATTCTCCATTGATTCTGGGCAACTGTGTGAGCAGGTAATCGCTTCTATGAATCAACACAATCCGGTAATAGGGGCGAAGCGCCGGATAACGCATCAATAAATCTTCACAGAAATCCACCATCTCTGCGGCAAGCTCGGTACCAGTTAAACCCGCTCCGATAATAACAAAGGTTAGGCGAGGGTCATTTTTTACAAATTTCTCAGTCTTAAGCAGCGCATCCGATTCTCGAAACGCGGTAATCACCGAACTGCGAAACGTAATCGCATCTTCTAGGTACTTCATAGGAATAGCATACTCGCACATACCGGGAATACCATTAAAGGAGGTTACTGAACCTAACGCCAGTACCAGACGGTCAAAATCAAATGTTCCTTTGGAGGTAGTAACCTTCTTCCCCACCGGGTCGATATTAAGCACTAGCGCTTGAACAAATGTAACGTTTCGTCCCTCTATAAGTTCGGAGATTGGGATTTTTACTTTATCGGCAGGAATACTATTCGCAGCAACCTCATGAACCCGTACTTGTATTAAGTGATAATCTCTCTGGTCAATCAAGGTGATTTCCCATTGAGCATGGCTACGTTGCAAATCAGCTAGGCTTTGCGCTAGAGGCAATCCTCCATAGCCAGCGCCCAGAATCAGCAGCTTTTTCATCTTAGGTTCAACCTTTTAATATGAAAATATGAAAGGTATTTTGCAGATATGATAAGCATTACGTGATAAATTGGTTATAAATGTTCTTCTTGCTTTTAATTCCCAGCCCAACCTGTTATCATTTATTATGCAAACCAATTATAACACACACTTAAAAAAGGTTGCGCTCACTTAAGTAAGTTTTGGATTTAGTATAAATCGAGCTTTGGGTTAGGCTACCTATACAATAGAATAAGGGTTTATGGCTTTGCAAAGCCAAAAACGCGCGTAGCAGTGACTACAGACAGTTCAGTTCAAACTTGTTAGAATTTAACAAGGGTGCATTTCAGCCCGCTGTTCATGTGTTCCACTTAACTGCTACAAGCCTGACTCTGGAAAGTTAAGCCCTCAATCAGAAGGATTAGAGATATGGCTTCCAAGAAGAAATACTTCAACCATTATGTAGGAACGGACATCAGGCTGCTGGCGTTCGTCCCCAAAAAGACTCGATACACTATTGATGAAAGTAAGTGCATTGGTTGCACTAACTGCATTGATGTGTGCCCAACGCTTCCCAAAGCAATCTTTGAAAGCGAAATTCTGGCGGTTGCGCGTTATCCTGAAGAAGTTTATGTTTATGCAATCGATCAGACCAGATGTACCGGTTGTGGGCGTTGTGCAAGTGTATGCCCTTCAGAGCCGCGTACTATCTATCTCTCTCCGGTGAAAACCACCGTAGATGTGGCTGGTAAGTCTAAGGAAGTATTGACAAACCGCCCTGACGTGACTATATCCGGCGCCAAACGGCTTAACCGTGTGCCGATATGGTATACTCGTAAAGAGGGCTATACCGAATAGACTGTTACCACTCTAATCTGTTATCCCGCAAGGGGAAGTTGGGATATTGACCCTCTTTGAGGATTAAAACCCGCAAATAAATGGGGCTAACCCATAAATGGTATCACTAGAGTAGAGGAAGTAGCCATGAGCACAAAGTTTGAAGTTGCAGCCGGGGATAGTGCCTGGTTGAAGAAAAATGTAAACTGCCAGTTTAATTGTCCGGTAGATACCAATGTACCCGAATATATTGATAAAATCTCGCAAGGCAAGTATGGCGAAGCTTACGAAATAAATCGGCATAGTAATGTGCTGGTAGGCGTAATGGGTCGTATTTGCACGCACCCCTGCGAAGAGATTTGCCGCCGCTGTCTAATTGATGAACCAATCGGCATACGTGACTTGAAACGTGTAGCTGCCGATAACGGTTTCAAAGATGCGACAAAACTTACCAAAAAAGCCGGTACGCTACCTACCAAAATAGCTATCGTAGGTGGTGGACCTACTGGGTTAGTGGCAGCGCGAGACCTTGCCGAAGCCGGGCATTCAGTGATGATTTACGAGGCATTAGAGAAATTGGGCGGTCAAATGTGGGCAGGTATTCCTGACTATCGTCTGCCGCGCGATGTTACCGATAATGAAATCGAAACCAATGTGCTGGCGCTTGGCGTAGAATGCAAACTCAATACCTATATCGGTAGAGATGTTATGCTAGGCGACCTGCTTGATCAATACGATGCGGTCTTGATGGCAGCCGGTACATATAAGGAAAAACCCCCTGCGACTTGGGATAACAAACCTGTTCCGGGCGCAGACCATCCCAAAGTTATACCCGGCTTGAAATTCATGCTGGATTACAACCGCGGAG contains:
- a CDS encoding J domain-containing protein; protein product: MKSTESKDYYKILGVEKKASEAEIKKAFRKLARQYHPDLNKNNPQSTEKFKELNEAYEVLSDAEKRRKYDDYGMHFRDYEKVGGVNNGMPFESFFRQNGMNGNNYEARNINMDDLGNMFGANSPFGDLFNSIRSKGGGNRGVRDSVAERDQSEYDIEISLVEAYNGTKRTIELLDPSGKARRVEVAIPLGVDNGSKIRLAGLGNGGQDIYLKIKVQTQADFERKGIDLYTSAEVPLSTMILGGEVQVNLLSGKRIAVRVKPHSQNGSQIRLANLGMPVKTGNSNEHGSLYVKLIADLPADLSGEEKEALEHFAQLLKRKSL
- a CDS encoding DUF6962 family protein, with protein sequence MSERTSTYLTSFLVAGCAILALLVVIPAASAAANRIKPGWRAWVWPLVFLSMSAASICDSIVAMKGYNRSELLGQITVLFLGLTLHWIILNSFYRWQGDVVARVIAPFVWVAFALFVAAQLLSASFFSLIAYEIICAVIIALVYFPLYVKDRDLATDALPILVGLALNVIGAFFNSFDFKINLGLATINNIVIFHLFQAVGVIFFLIGGNNSYTVKYAAQRRREREMINK
- a CDS encoding NAD(P)/FAD-dependent oxidoreductase, which gives rise to MKKLLILGAGYGGLPLAQSLADLQRSHAQWEITLIDQRDYHLIQVRVHEVAANSIPADKVKIPISELIEGRNVTFVQALVLNIDPVGKKVTTSKGTFDFDRLVLALGSVTSFNGIPGMCEYAIPMKYLEDAITFRSSVITAFRESDALLKTEKFVKNDPRLTFVIIGAGLTGTELAAEMVDFCEDLLMRYPALRPYYRIVLIHRSDYLLTQLPRINGEYAKKELRQKGVAILTNSPVTKVEPGKVILQNGKNVRGAVICWSGGVEGPALLKESGFDTTKDLRIPTNPYLCTEQFPYIYAIGDLAFIKNPSTGKPIPQLGQFAERQGHYLAECFKAEMDEVSFEPYKLISLGISISLGRHEAVTLSGPVRLTGLPGRIAKDMSYSKHEFEIRSKPPVLGTR
- a CDS encoding indolepyruvate ferredoxin oxidoreductase subunit alpha, whose protein sequence is MASKKKYFNHYVGTDIRLLAFVPKKTRYTIDESKCIGCTNCIDVCPTLPKAIFESEILAVARYPEEVYVYAIDQTRCTGCGRCASVCPSEPRTIYLSPVKTTVDVAGKSKEVLTNRPDVTISGAKRLNRVPIWYTRKEGYTE